One Hippocampus zosterae strain Florida chromosome 4, ASM2543408v3, whole genome shotgun sequence genomic window carries:
- the supv3l1 gene encoding ATP-dependent RNA helicase SUPV3L1, mitochondrial, with translation MSINRCLLVFSRLRRHVNTRTAHLARSSCHAYLGSVSSHREHPMCAVVSSRNSSSSSKPPDTSLFVPLTLKTDLSDEGSVGAELTQPLDKNELLKIANRFYKRKEMQKLAADNGLDARLFHQAFINFRKYILEVTSLPADLHIILSDICCGAGHIDDIYPYFMRHAKQIFPMLDCMDDLRKISDLRVPANWYPEARAIQRKVIFHAGPTNSGKTYHAIQRYLAAKSGVYCGPLKLLAHEIFEKSNQAGVPCDLVTGEERTIVDTEGRVSGHVACTIEMCSVTTPYEVAVIDEIQMIRDSSRGWAWTRALLGLCAEEIHVCGEPAAIDFVRELMYTTGEEVEVHTYQRLTPFSILDSAVESLDNLRAGDCIVCFSKNDIYSISRQIEARGLECAVIYGSLPPGTKLSQAKKFNDPDDPCKILVATDAIGMGLNLSIKRIIFNSLVKPNVNEKGEKQMETISTSQALQIAGRAGRFSSKFKEGEVTTMYRDDLPVLKNILSHAVEPIETAGLHPTAEQIEMFAYHLPDATLSNLIDIFVSLSQVDGLYFVCNIDDFKFLADMIQHIPLNLRSRYVFCTAPINKKQPFVCTSFLKFARQFSRDEPLTFDWVCRHVNWPLAPPKNIKDLVHLEAVHDVLDLYLWLSYRFMDMFPDTAFVREIQRELDITIQEGVRNITRLIRATDPAITGPLQTQKNTGQTNTTNSNSSGGRKNPSTPRRSGQALGSSLTNRLVRDGLLTTEMLQQLQREWSKGQRKESTNQSSLDAKNYSNGNQDNKKKKRK, from the exons ATGTCGATAAACcgatgtttgcttgttttttctcGGCTTCGGCGCCATGTTAATACTCGAACAGCCCACCTGGCTAGAAGTAGCTGTCATGCGTATTTGGGGTCTGTTTCGTCGCATAGAGAGCACCCGATGTGTGCCGTGGTTAGCAGCAGgaattcttcatcatcatccaaACCTCCGGACACGTCGCTCTTTGTCCCTCTTACCCTGAAGACTGACCTGTCTGATGAAGGGAGTGTGGGAGCCGAGCTGACCCAGCCTCTGGATAAAA ATGAACTTTTGAAAATTGCGAACCGATTTTACAAGAGGAAAGAGATGCAGAAGCTGGCTGCAGATAACGGACTGGATG CAAGGCTCTTCCACCAGGCCTTTATCAACTTCAGGAAATATATCCTGGAGGTGACATCACTACCTGCCGATCTGCACATCATTCTCAGCGACATTTGCTGCGGAGCAG GTCACATCGATGACATCTACCCATACTTTATGCGACACGCCAAGCAGATCTTTCCCATGCTTGACTGTATGGACGACCTGAGGAAGATCTCTGACCTCAGAGTTCCTGCCAACTG GTATCCTGAGGCCCGTGCCATCCAGAGGAAGGTGATCTTCCACGCCGGCCCCACCAACAGCGGCAAAACCTACCACGCCATCCAACGCTACCTGGCTGCAAAGTCAGGGGTCTACTGTGGGCCCCTCAAACTTCTCGCCCACGAAATCTTTGAGAAAAGCAACCAGGCC ggtgtcccatgcGACCTGGTGACCGGCGAGGAGAGGACGATTGTGGACACTGAAGGACGAGTGTCTGGTCATGTGGCCTGCACCATCGAGATGTGCAGTGTCACAACGCCAT ACGAAGTGGCTGTGATCGAtgaaattcaaatgatcagagaTTCTTCACGGGGCTGGGCTTGGACCAGAGCTCTGCTGG GTCTCTGCGCGGAGGAGATTCATGTGTGTGGGGAACCTGCAGCCATTGACTTTGTCAGAGAACTGATGTACACCACCGGAGAGGAGGTGGAG GTCCACACCTACCAGCGTCTAACGCCATTCTCTATCCTGGACAGCGCTGTGGAGTCTCTGGACAACCTAAGAGCAGGGGACTGCATCGTGTGCTTCAGTAAAAATGACATCTACTCCATAAGCAGACAGATTGAAGCCAGAGGGCTGGAATGTGCTGTCATTTATGGAAGTTTACCGCCAG gtaCCAAACTGTCCCAGGCCAAGAAGTTCAACGACCCCGATGACCCCTGCAAAATTTTGGTTGCAACAGATGCGATTGGGATGGGCCTTAATTT GAGCATCAAACGCATTATCTTCAACAGTCTCGTGAAGCCTAACGTCAATGAAAAAGGGGAGAAGCAGATGGAGACCATCAGCACgtcacaggctctccagatcgCTGGGCGAGCCGGAAG GTTCTCCTCCAAGTTCAAAGAGGGAGAGGTTACCACCATGTACAGAGATGATCTTCCAGTGCTTAAGAATATACTTAGTCACGCGGTGGAGCCCATAGAG ACTGCGGGTCTTCATCCCACTGCAGAGCAGATTGAGATGTTTGCTTATCATCTACCTGATGCGACTCTCTCTAACCTTATT GACATTTTTGTGAGCCTCTCCCAGGTGGACGGCCTCTATTTTGTCTGTAACATTGACGACTTTAAATTCCTGGCTGACATGATTCAACACATCCCGCTCAACCTGAGGTCACGCTACGTTTTCTGCACGGCTCCCATCAACAAAAAGCAGCCTTTCGTGTGCACGTCTTTCTTAAAG TTCGCCCGTCAATTCAGCCGAGACGAACCCTTGACCTTCGACTGGGTCTGCCGCCATGTCAACTGGCCTCTGGCCCCGCCCAAAAACATCAAAGACCTGGTTCACCTGGAGGCCGTTCACGACGTGTTGGATCTTTACCTCTGGTTAAG TTACCGTTTCATGGACATGTTTCCCGATACGGCCTTCGTCCGAGAAATTCAACGGGAACTGGACATCACCATCCAAGAGGGAGTTCGCAATATCACGCGTCTCATCCGAGCCACAGACCCGGCTATCACCGGCCCGCTCCAGACTCAGAAAAATACCGGACAAACGAACACTACCAACAGCAACTCATCAGGAGGCAGAAAGAATCCGAGCACTCCCAGACGCTCGGGACAGGCCCTGGGCAGCTCACTCACTAACCGCTTGGTGCGAGATGGACTCTTGACCACAGAAATGCTGCAACAGTTGCAGAGGGAGTGGTCTAAAGGACAGAGGAAGGAGTCCACCAATCAGAGTTCACTGGATGCTAAAAATTACAGCAATGGCAACCAagacaacaagaagaaaaagaggaaatga